From Natator depressus isolate rNatDep1 chromosome 7, rNatDep2.hap1, whole genome shotgun sequence, the proteins below share one genomic window:
- the LOC141990829 gene encoding 2-hydroxyacylsphingosine 1-beta-galactosyltransferase-like: protein MRLPPHPVAVLLMVATFSLDCCHGAKVLVMPTIVFDSHLRVFMRVAEALNDRGHNATLLLHEGRESEPFLPGLRVQTYRGIFSMESADAWVQEKIKRVFQGKKTSLEIFSFLEKYLENCDLVLGDAALLQQLRGEGFDLFLVDPNEMCGFILAHLLGIKYAVISTGFWYPAEIGATSPVAYVPEFNSLMTDRMGLVGRTWNLLVYMITRIATKLVILPKFDRLMQKHGVEPQKSMLELVYGTSLFFLCNDVVLDFPRPTLPHVIFTGGILAEPEKPLPVGLRLWVEAADAGVVVVSFGIGIRALPSNLVEKMAGAFARLPQRVVWRYFGQKPNNLGENTLMMEWLPQNDLLGHPNVKAFVSHCGMNGIFEAIYHGVPVVGFPFYGDQFDIMTRVQAKGMGILMDWSRVSEEDLYQAIVTVLSKPSYNKAAKQISALHRDTPMHALNRTVYWLEYILRHDGAPYLRPAVYDLSFYEYFCLDILALFLLCLAGTAYALSKAIVWYRGKSASSVHLNGNCLNGHLTEGKKVQ, encoded by the exons ATGAGGCTGCCACCGCACCCTGTTGCTGTCCTCCTCATGGTGGCCACTTTCAGTCTGGACTGTTGCCATGGTGCCAAGGTGCTGGTGATGCCCACCATCGTCTTTGACAGCCACCTCCGGGTCTTCATGCGGGTGGCAGAGGCACTGAACGACCGGGGTCACAACGCCACGCTTCTCCTCCATGAGGGTCGGGAATCTGAGCCCTTCCTGCCAGGCCTCCGAGTGCAAACATACAGGGGGATCTTCAGCATGGAGAGTGCGGATGCCTGGGTGCAGGAGAAGATAAAGCGTGTCTTCCAGGGGAAGAAAACCTCCCTGGAGATCTTCTCCTTCCTGGAAAAGTATTTAGAAAACTGTGATCTAGTGCTGGGGGATGCAGCCCTCCTGCAGCAGCTCCGGGGTGAGGGCTTTGACTTGTTCTTGGTAGACCCCAACGAGAtgtgtggcttcattctggcCCACCTCCTTGGCATCAAATACGCGGTGATCTCCACTGGCTTCTGGTACCCAGCTGAGATCGGCGCCACTTCCCCTGTCGCCTATGTCCCCGAGTTCAACTCCCTGATGACGGACAGGATGGGGCTGGTGGGCCGGACTTGGAATCTCCTAGTCTACATGATCACTCGCATCGCCACCAAGCTGGTCATCCTGCCCAAGTTCGACCGCCTCATGCAGAAACATGGGGTGGAGCCGCAgaagtccatgctggagcttgtctaTGGGACCAGCCTCTTCTTCCTGTGCAACGATGTGGTGTTAGACTTTCCCAGGCCCACGCTCCCCCATGTCATTTTCACTGGGGGAATCCTCGCTGAGCCTGAAAAGCCCCTTCCCGTG GGCCTGCGCCTCTGGGTGGAAGCTGCGGATGCCGGTGTTGTCGTTGTCTCCTTTGGCATTGGGATCCGAGCACTCCCGAGCAACTTGGTGGAGAAGATGGCTGGGGCATTTGCACGCCTTCCACAGAGGGTTGTGTGGAG ATACTTTGGTCAGAAGCCAAATAACCTGGGTGAGAATACGCTGATGATGGAGTGGCTGCCCCAGAATGACCTGCTAG GTCACCCCAATGTGAAAGCCTTCGTCAGCCACTGTGGGATGAATGGCATATTTGAGGCAATTTATCACGGAGTGCCAGTTGTGGGGTTCCCTTTCTATGGGGACCAGTTTGACATCATGACAAGAGTTCAGGCAAAAGGGATGGGGATTCTCATGGACTGGAGCCGAGTAAGTGAAGAGGACCTTTACCAGGCCATAGTCACCGTTCTCTCTAAGCCCAG CTACAATAAAGCAGCCAAGCAGATCTCGGCCCTGCACCGAGACACGCCTATGCACGCTCTGAACCGCACGGTGTACTGGCTGGAGTACATCCTCCGCCACGACGGGGCGCCGTACCTTCGCCCAGCCGTCTACGACCTCTCCTTCTACGAGTACTTCTGCCTGGATATCCTTGCTCTCTtccttctctgtctggctggcaCTGCCTATGCTCTGTCCAAAGCCATTGTGTGGTACCGTGGAAAGAGTGCCAGTTCCGTGCATCTGAATGGCAACTGTCTGAATGGCCATCTCACAGAAGGGAAGAAAGTGCAGTAG